Part of the Arthrobacter gengyunqii genome is shown below.
GCATCACGCCATAACGGTTAGAAAGCGGGATGGGCAGACCCACGGTCTGCCCATCCCAAACTTTTGCCCCGCTAGCGGCTTTACGTACCACCCCCCAATAGGAGCCTTCGGTGTTCTACTTCATCCTCAAAAGAGCGGTGACCTCGTTCTTTATTCTCTTGGCCGCCACGGTGCTGATGTTCATCCTTGCCGTCAACTCGGGCGATCCCCTTGCTGACCTCATCGAACTCCAAAGCGCCGAACGTGAGTCGCGCATCGCGCAGCGGACAGCAGCACTTCATCTCGACCAACCCGTCGCCGTCCGTTACCTCCTCTGGCTGCAGGAAGTGGGCCGCTGCATGATCCCCGGGGGTGCCGAATGTACACTCGGGCTCAACCGTGCCGGCAGTCCGGTAATCGATCAGCTGCAGACAGCCATCGGGTCCACCTTCCGCCTCGTCGTCGTCGCTACCCTGATTGCCCTCGTCCTCGGTGTCGCCGTGGGGCTCGTCACGGCCCTGCGCCAGTACAGTGTTTTTGACTACTCCATCACCTTTGTTGCCTTCCTGCTCTTCTCCATGCCGCTGTTCTGGCTCTCCACGCTGCTCAAGCAGTACCTGGCGATTGATCTGAACACCTGGCTGGCCGATCCACAAATGTCTTATCTGGGCATAGCCGCCGTAGGCCTGGTGGTTGGCGTCGTCGCGGCTGTGGTGCTCGGCGGCGACAGGAAGCGTCACCTGCGTGTCTTCGCCATCGCCGCCGTTGCCACCTCGGTCCTGTTCTACCTGTTGTTGGTCTCCAACTGGTTCAAGACCCCGGGTCTTGGCCCCATCGGCCTCCTGATCACGGCTTTTGGCCTGGCCCTGGGCATTACCGCCATGCTTGCCGGGTTCCGCCGGCGCCGGATTGTCAACGCTGCCCTCGCCACGGCGGCAGTTGGCTACGTCGGCTACCTGGTGACCCAGCCGCTCATGCAGGATCCCAATTGGGGCATCATTGCCGGCCTCGCTGTCCTCACGCTGCTGGTATCGCTCGCCATCGGTCATTTTGTCGGCGGCCCCTATGCCAAGCAGACCCGCAACCTGACCGCAGTCATCGGGCTGTCCATTGGGTTCTTTGTGTTCATTGATGCACTGCTAAGTGCCTACCCGTCGCTCGCCCGTAAAAACGGCGGCCGACCCATTCCCACCACGGGGTCCTCGACTCCTAACCTGCAGGGCACTTTCTGGGAGATCAACCTGGACTACGCCCTCTATCTGGTTCTTCCCACCATCGCGATCATGCTGATTTCCTTTGCCACATACACCCGTTACACCCGGGCCAGCATGCTTGAGGTGATG
Proteins encoded:
- a CDS encoding ABC transporter permease; amino-acid sequence: MFYFILKRAVTSFFILLAATVLMFILAVNSGDPLADLIELQSAERESRIAQRTAALHLDQPVAVRYLLWLQEVGRCMIPGGAECTLGLNRAGSPVIDQLQTAIGSTFRLVVVATLIALVLGVAVGLVTALRQYSVFDYSITFVAFLLFSMPLFWLSTLLKQYLAIDLNTWLADPQMSYLGIAAVGLVVGVVAAVVLGGDRKRHLRVFAIAAVATSVLFYLLLVSNWFKTPGLGPIGLLITAFGLALGITAMLAGFRRRRIVNAALATAAVGYVGYLVTQPLMQDPNWGIIAGLAVLTLLVSLAIGHFVGGPYAKQTRNLTAVIGLSIGFFVFIDALLSAYPSLARKNGGRPIPTTGSSTPNLQGTFWEINLDYALYLVLPTIAIMLISFATYTRYTRASMLEVMNQDYVRTARAKGLSERSVVVKHAFRNAMIPITTLMAFDFAGVLGGAVITEAVFGWSGMGKMFTDGLTNVDPNVIMAFFLVTGVAAVTFNMLADIAYAFLDPRISLN